The Armatimonadota bacterium DNA window TTGCGCGCGGTGGCCCACAGGAAAGAGCCTTGCGAAGGAAGGCGATGTGGCCGCTGCTTGGAGCCGATTGGGGATAGCTCGGGGGGCAAGCCACGTGGGAATCGCGCGGGCGCCGGCAGGGGCCTTTTCCGGCGATCATGTATTGTCTATGGCCACTCAAACGCCATCCGAGGAGTCGATGCCCAGTTGGCGGTCAACCTCCGTGACCGGGTTGCAGCCCTTGTCGAGGCGGATTGGGAACCCGGTGGAAGGAAGGACGGCGGAGTTTAGATGGATCGTTAGTCGGGGTTGCCCCGAGTCTCCGGCGCTCGGTTCAAGACGGAGCAGGGACGCCTTGTCCGATAGCAATCTGAGCGCGAGCTGGTTAAGTTGCTCGGGGGTCGTGTCCTTGCATAGGACCGCGAGGGCCGGCGCGGACACGGCCAAAAGAAGTTCACGTAGGGCTTCCCTCTCATCGATCGACTGGACGCGCGCTGCAAATCTAAGTGCGCGGAGAGCATCGGCGTACTGCGCCTCAAGAAGCGCACTATCTGCCTGCGCAAATGTCGTTGCCTCAACGAGCGCTTCGCCAGGCTTCCCTGCGGCGGTTCGGGCATCCACGGTTCCATAGTAGCACTCGATGGTGCCCCTTCGAAAAACAAAGCACCCGGCAGTCTCAAGGAAATCAAGTAAGGCGGTGACCCTGTCGTATATCGCGACCCACTGTACGGTGTTGGACATTGAAGCTCGTTCGGCGGCTGACATGCTCATGAGGGCCGCGAGAGCTGCGCGCCTCTTCTGCGCCACCTCGTTCTTAGTGGGGTCTCGAAGCTGCCAGTACGGGTGCTGCTCGGCGTGGGGTGCTATGTCGTGCCATTGAGCATCGGCCAAGTGGCAGAAATCACCGTGCACTGATGCCGCGAACGCGTGCGCATCGGAATAGCCCTTGGCATTGGCGGCTTTCGCAACAGAGGAGTCGCTTGCGTAGACGCTGACAAGGTCGAGGCCATCGGCGATGGCATCGACATCTGCTAGGACGATGGGTGACTTGCCGATGAGCTTGAGTAACTTTGCTACGATGGGCATTCGCCCTTTGCCCATCACAGGTACAAGTTGGGCTCCTGTCGGCGCGAGGTAGAGGCTGAGTCGGTTGTCCAACTCTGTGCAGATGAAGGCATCACTTGGGCCTTCGACAAGCAGGGGTCGCGCACAGAAGAACGCCAACTTGTGTGCGTGACTCAAGTGCGGGAGAAGAGCGCGTAGTTGGGCGTTTTTCAGCTCGGGCCTTTCGGGACTCACTTGGATGGGGGGACGATCTGGATCGCAGCAGAAGACTATGCTTGCCACGTCTTCGGGGCGCCTGATATCAATCATCTCGGTGGAGTGTGTCGCGATGAACACGAGCTTCTTGCCAGGGGTACTCGGATCGCCTGCAACCTCACGAATCTCGCGAAGCAAGAACGCTTGAAGTTGGGGGTGGAGGGAGACTTCCGGCTCGTCTATGAGGAGCGCGGCGACCTCGTCATCATAAAGGGCCGCCAAGAGCACCACCAGCTGCAGCAGTCCGCTCGCCTCTCGCGCCACTGAGTAGGGCGGATGGGACGAGTCCAGCCTTACGAATCTCACCCTCAGCCTGCCTTCGTCCCAGTCGAGAAGAACGTCACGATTGAAGAGCCTACGGAGTCGCTCCGCGATTTTGATCTGCAGGTCAGCTCGGAAGCTGAGCGTATGAAAGTCCCCCGTCACGGCCTCACTGAGATGCCGTCTATCGCGCAACTTCCTCCCGCCGAAAGCTGCCTCATCGTAGTTCAGTGAATCTCCTCTGCTCCCGTCCCAATCCGAGCGGTATTGCTCGACGGGCGCGGAACGGCCGGCCGACAAGAAATGGACTTTGCCTTGCGCGACAAGCGGACGGACCGCCGACTTAAGTGCCCGAAGGACTTGAGTCTTCCCCGAGCCATTGGGGCCGACAAGCGTGGTGAGGCCCCCATAGACAGTGATGCTCGAAGTAGCGGCCCCAGGCACCTCCCTTATCTCGCACTTCAGTTCAAATGGAAAGTTCACGGTGTCAGTGCCTCCTGGTGACCGACAGACTCAGGGGCGCGCGATCCGGCCGCTTAGGGCGATACGGGCACTTGACGGCTTGTTGCCGCCCCTGAGCCATTGTAGGTTGAGGCTCCGCTGCTGTCAACGCGAACAGGCCCTTCGGACCGTCGATCACGTGATTCGCTGTGCGCGACGATGGTCGGAGCAAGCCGGTCGAGGAATGGGCCTGTAATGCGGCAACTGTCGCGTGCCGGGAAAGTGATGAGAACGGTTCCGCGTCCGGTTTGAGTTCTGCCTACGGGTCAATCGGCCGCCAACTGGTGGAGCGAACCTCTTCGATCTTCTCGATCTCAGAGCGAGAGATGGGACGCTGCGCTCGGACGTTGAACTCGCGCTGCTCGGGAGGGAGAACATGCTGAATCGCCTGCGGTGTGCGTGAAAGCCCCTCGCGCTCGACGGCTGCCACGACCCTGCCCATGAAGTAGTCAAGGGATCCCAGCGGCAGGGCTCCCTCGTTCACCTCAAACGCGGGTGACGTGCGTCGCACCCAAATGACGACCTTGGTGCACACCAGGTCGCCGCTCGATACCCACTCGCTCACTCGCTCCACCAGCGCCCAGCCGGCGGCCGTCATTCCCGCCCGCAGGATGGGATCGTCTTTGCGCTCCGGGAGGTGATCCGTGATGTACTTGAGATTCTGCTTGAGCTGGCTGCCGCGGTAGTTGTGTGCATATCCCAGTGCACTGTGGTGAATTGAAGCAAAACCTATGCCGGGGCTGTCGAGATCGCGTTTCGACCAATCGAGGATGTCTTTCAGATCGAAGGAGAAGGAGCTATAGTCTTCGTGGACTGTGAAACGGAATCCGCGAGACACCTGTGCCTGCAGGATCTCAAGCAGGTGGCACAACTCTGGACGGATAGGCCGGAAGGGATCGGCTTGAGGGTCCAGCGGGTCGGAGAGGTCCTCAAGGCACATGCCGCGGTACATATACCGCGACGCCACGGCCTCCTGCCAGATCCGCTCTGCCGCCTCAATGAATTCGCGTTCCGCGCTCATTGTATTGTTCCATCGCCCTTTAGTGACCAAGTGACCAGGAGACTATACTCGTTTCGCCCGGCTGCTATCAAGGCTTCTCGTGGTGCGGGGCGTAATGTCGAGCCTGTTGAAATGTCCCGTAGGTCACTTCCCAATAGGAGAGGATTGAGGCGGGGGAAGACAGCTGGTGCGGGCCTTGTGCAATTCATGGCAACAGCGCGTGAGCGAAATCCGCCGTATGGTTTCCGATTCGTCGTCCATAGGCCGTTTCACCCCGACTCTTGGTAGCCGCCGCTGGTCAGTCGAATTGGTCAAGGACTCCAGCGGAGTTCTGGGCGGAATCTTCGGACTGCAGAATGGCCGAAAAGCGGGCCTGTAATTCGGCAACTGTCGGGTGTTGTGCGGAATGACGACAAACGGAGCGGCGGATTCGGGCGGAAGGATGCATCTCGGAATTCACAGCCGGGGGCGGCTGTGCCACATGATAATGCGTGGCGGCCGAGCCCACTTCGCTGAAGCTACGAGGGCCAAGGGCGGCTGTGTCAGCGGGAGGACAGAAAGAGGAGAGCGAGGAGCGGGCCTGTAAGCCGGAGTCCGCAGGGCAGGCCGGGCACTTCTCGCCCCCCAAAGCACCGACGCTCCAGGCCAAGGCCAGACCAGGGTAAAACCAGGGTAAAACCAAGGTAAAACCGTACACTTTTGGCCGATTATTCCGGCGGCGCACGTTTGACAGGACCCATGGCGGGCAGCTGCACATGATGAACCACAGCGACGCGCACCTGCCCTGGGGCCTGAGGCTCAGCCCGTCCAATCGGAAAGTGCCAAATGGCACATAGGCTGCCAGGCAAACCCAGGGGGGACACGACCACCAGCGCGGCCAGCTGCGGCTCGGCTCGGGTGGCGAATGGCATCAACGCGAGCAATGGCAGCCACGCATGAGGCCGCGGCCTAAGCCACTCCTTCAGACATCCGCACCAGGCGTGTGCCCGCCCGCCCCGCGGT harbors:
- a CDS encoding AAA family ATPase, whose amino-acid sequence is MNFPFELKCEIREVPGAATSSITVYGGLTTLVGPNGSGKTQVLRALKSAVRPLVAQGKVHFLSAGRSAPVEQYRSDWDGSRGDSLNYDEAAFGGRKLRDRRHLSEAVTGDFHTLSFRADLQIKIAERLRRLFNRDVLLDWDEGRLRVRFVRLDSSHPPYSVAREASGLLQLVVLLAALYDDEVAALLIDEPEVSLHPQLQAFLLREIREVAGDPSTPGKKLVFIATHSTEMIDIRRPEDVASIVFCCDPDRPPIQVSPERPELKNAQLRALLPHLSHAHKLAFFCARPLLVEGPSDAFICTELDNRLSLYLAPTGAQLVPVMGKGRMPIVAKLLKLIGKSPIVLADVDAIADGLDLVSVYASDSSVAKAANAKGYSDAHAFAASVHGDFCHLADAQWHDIAPHAEQHPYWQLRDPTKNEVAQKRRAALAALMSMSAAERASMSNTVQWVAIYDRVTALLDFLETAGCFVFRRGTIECYYGTVDARTAAGKPGEALVEATTFAQADSALLEAQYADALRALRFAARVQSIDEREALRELLLAVSAPALAVLCKDTTPEQLNQLALRLLSDKASLLRLEPSAGDSGQPRLTIHLNSAVLPSTGFPIRLDKGCNPVTEVDRQLGIDSSDGV